In Clarias gariepinus isolate MV-2021 ecotype Netherlands chromosome 9, CGAR_prim_01v2, whole genome shotgun sequence, a single window of DNA contains:
- the si:ch211-251b21.1 gene encoding probable glutamate receptor — protein MASLGLLWLLVAVVHICTAEPQPLKVTSIKQEPYTMSKGSEFEGFCMDLLSELAKKLGFKYNVHLVKDGKYGTKDERGNWFGMIGEVVRGEADLAMAPLTVTASREEAVDMTKPFMQTGLSFIMSKDIASADSQYLSFFNLFSSEMWISLLVAYLLTSFCLFLVARISPSEWSQPQREENHFTIAHSFWYTVGALTLQGAGPHPKSFSGRVITAIWWLFSLVVLACYFANLSSWLQMDNKQLSIQSFEDLAHQNVIDYGTIKGSSSQAFFKNSNNPTYRHIYENMERMQSYALTMEEGINLALEGKYAFIGESVSLDLAAAHYCNLTRCPEIVGMRGYSIAVPLGFPLLKNLSVAILQLSETGVLDYLRNKWWASSCVAKDAQASSLKPSSLKGVFLLLALGLGLGLVLALMELTAKSRNIANLQQKSCCSVLTNDLGQRFGKREETQAETTDKCKA, from the exons ATGGCATCTCTGGGACTTCTCTGGCTTCTTGTAGCAGTGGTTCACATCTGCACTGCAG AACCACAGCCACTAAAAGTGACCTCCATCAAG CAAGAACCATACACAATGTCAAAAGGCTCAGAGTTTGAAGGATTCTGCATGGACTTGCTGTCTGAACTCGCAAAGAAACTTGGCTTCAAGTACAATGTTCACCTGGTGAAAGATGGAAAATACGGGACCAAGGACGAGCGTGGTAACTGGTTTGGGATGATTGGAGAGGTTGTGAGAGGG GAAGCAGATCTGGCCATGGCTCCGCTTACCGTCACTGCCAGTCGGGAGGAAGCTGTGGACATGACCAAACCGTTCATGCAGACAGGACTTAGTTTTATCATGAGCAAAGACATTGCGTCAGCTGATTCACAGTACCTCAGcttttttaaccttttctcCAGTGAGATGTGGATCAGCCTGCTGGTTGCTTACTTGCTTACCTCCTTCTGTCTCTTTTTGGTGGCTCG AATTAGCCCGTCTGAATGGAGCCAGCCTCAGAGGGAGGAAAATCACTTTACCATCGCACACAGCTTCTGGTACACTGTAGGAGCTTTAACACTTCAAG GTGCTGGTCCACACCCCAAGTCCTTCTCAGGACGGGTGATAACTGCCATCTGGTGGTTATTTTCATTAGTTGTCTTGGCCTGCTACTTTGCCAACCTCAGTTCTTGGTTGCAAATGGATAACAAGCAGCTCTCAATTCAAAGCTTTGAAGATCTGGCACACCAAAATGTAATTGACTATGGGACAATTAAGGGCTCCTCCTCACAAGCTTTCTTTAAG AACTCCAACAATCCTACCTACCGACACATTTATGAAAACATGGAAAGAATGCAGTCCTATGCCCTTACAATGGAAGAAGGCATCAACTTGGCTCTGGAGGGAAAGTATGCCTTCATTGGAGAGTCTGTGTCTCTGGATTTAGCTGCGGCACATTACTGCAACCTAACGCGCTGTCCTGAGATCGTCGGCATGAGAGGCTACAGCATTGCAGTTCCTTTGG GCTTTCCCCTTCTGAAAAACCTGAGTGTGGCCATTCTCCAGCTGAGTGAGACTGGAGTACTGGATTATCTGCGTAATAAATGGTGGGCAAGCAGCTGTGTGGCAAAAGATGCACAGGCCTCATCACTGAAGCCAAGCAGCCTGAAGGGTGTCTTCCTGCTTTTGGCTCTCGGCTTAGGACTGGGACTCGTTCTTGCCCTTATGGAGTTGACTGCTAAATCACGCAACATTGCTAATCTACAGCAG AAATCCTGTTGTTCCGTCTTGACTAATGATCTCGGCCAGCGGTTTGGAAAAAGGGAGGAGACTCAGGCAGAAACCACTGACAAATGCAAAGCTTAA